The genomic interval agccaaataaaaaaaaaaaaattacacaataccacttacacacctTTAACCCAGGATCCATACTTCCTGGGCAACTATCACGCAACCATTGCGCAACTATCGTGCAACTACGCAACAACCCAATGCAACcgaaacaaaaattcaatcAGAAAGAGAACCATCATTAATTCTGGCgacttcacctgagaagacgaccaaaatcaatcaaaataggggctgtttcgaattcataaaaaaagtgtagaaaaactactgcgaaactaaaattcaactggAAATCtagtttaatttgcataaaactaataccatgacttcaatttttagatccatgaaagacatatctcaaaaagttgaattggagttcccaaacaatccaactcaagtataatccaaaaaaaaaaaaacatcaatactatagtaaaatgtttattcttgtgtatttttgttattttccaaatttctaatggtgaattggctcatattaaatcataaagagacatgtagatagagttatgTACGTAAAAATACTgttctgatttttaatgtttcacaacagttgcattacagttgcataaacattttgctaacagttatttcgtcTAATTAAAACATtcatctgatgcaaccttcggccaaccacctAGAAATTTTCGTCTGACTGAAACCTTTGTCTGATGCAACTTTCAGCCAACCACCTAGCAACCACcctgcaaccatcgtctgatgcaaccaccgTGTAACCACGCAGCAACTACTATGCAACCATtgtctgattgtgtaagtgatattttggtaattaatattgcataaaaggtataaatgttgacTTTACCTtataaaagtatttttataaataaaatgtcaatttatattttctatgtaataatTTCTTTATTGTTATgagtaatagaaaaataaaattatagtaaaataattactcatataattatttttaaaaaatatatattaaaattttaaatttcatatagATTTACGATTAAATTATCAATAAACAacatgtcaaaataaaattttccctAAACAAatacaagtaatattattattattattattattattattatttttttttttgaataattattattattattattaataatttgaaatggtgatttttattattaattaattatttactaaTGCTTAGgcttaaacaacttaaattattttaatttaccatctctctctctcccttccTTCTTCTTTGTTCAACAGGCAACAACAACAACGACGACCACCAACACCACCAGCAGAAGGGCCAGCGAACGGCATCGTGCACTTGAAGCTTAGGAAGATCCATTTCAATTCCACTTTCACCTTGCCGAATCTTAATATCTCCATTTCTGGTATAACCACGATTCGACTATCTATAtatttgttttcaaattcattttttttttctcgacTAAAATTCACGATCATTTCTGAAGTTTTTCTGCTCAATTCTTATCCGTTCTACTATTTTCCCGGGAAACAAACAGGAAGTGTTTTCTCTGGTGTTATCGCATCGGGAATTGTGTTTTATTTACTAGTTGATCAGGGGGATTTCAAGTTATCACATTTAACTGGATTGTTAGGAGCTGGAGTTTCACCATTTTGGgaatttagggttttctaaaGGTTTTGTGGTATTATTTAGGGTTTTGTAATTAAGAAATGGTGCCATTATCGGTTTGATTATTTGGTTGTGGGGTTGTAGCTGTGTTTTGGTTGCGAGaaattttgggatttttttgTAATCCCACTGCATATTTTGAGGGGTGGATAGGGTTTATGATGATAGATCGAGAATGGTGCGGCTTTTGGGACTGACTCGCGGTGACTCGTACGAGTCGCCTCGGGAGATCACCTCGCGGGCAAACCCGACGAGCGAATCCGGTGAGAACGGGTGGCTTATTAGGTTCTTCGATTCTGCGTTTTTCTGTGAGTGGATTGCTGTTAGCTACCTCTACAAGCATGAGCATTCAGGGGTACGTGATTACCTATGTAATCGAATGTACACCCTACCCTTATCGGGTGTTGAAAGCTATTTATTTCAAATATGTTACATGATGGTTCACAAGCCAAGCCCCTCATTGGATAAATTTGTCATTGACATTTGCTCAAAATCGCTTAAGATAGCTTTGAAGGTGCACTGGTTTTTGTTGGCTGAGTTAGAGGATTCTGATGACAATGAAGGGATTAGTAGGATCCAAGAGAAGTGTCAGATTGCGGCCACCTTGATGGGGGAGTGGCCGACATTGATACGGCCTCAAAGTGAGTCAAGTAGCCCTGGGAGCAAGAACCAGGttttgaataaaatattatcttCAAAACAAAGGCTGTTGTCACTGACATCTTCTCCACCCCCTCAGAAGTCTCTATCTTTCTCGCCTTCAGGAAGTGTGGGGCTAGAGGATGGTAGTCAGTCTCCCGAcgaaaacaaaatatttaagaaatttatccCAGGTCCAAAGGTTCGAGATGCATTGCTATTTCGGAAATCTGTGGATAaagatgatgatgaatctgaGAAGGATGGGTTCTTTAAAAGACTTTTAAGGGATAGTAAGGGTGAAGATGAGGGAGGTTCGAAAATTCGAGAACTTTTTAGGAAGTCATCTGAAAAGGATGATGATGACTCTGAGAAGGATGGATTCTTCAAAAGACTTTTAAGAGATAGTAAAGGGGATGATGAAGACTTAACATCAAGCTCAGATGGTTTTTTTAAGAGGTTGTTTCGTGATGGAAAGAACGATTCTGAAGATAAATCAGCTTTGAAATCAGCTGAGGATGAGGAAAAAGAAGGGTTCTTTAAGAAGCTCTTTAAAGATAAGGCTGATGATAAGAGGGATGTAGCTGATAGGTATGAAGATGAAGAAGTGATTTACTCTGAAGAAAAAGGTTCGAAATCTACTGAAGATGATGATAAAGAAGGTTTCTTTCGGAAATTCTTTAGGGATAAATTTGACGACAGGAGAGATGGTAATGATAAAGCTGATGAGGGAAGTGTCAATGGGGAGGAAGATGACTCTTCTGAATTTTCATTATTCAAAAGGTTATTTAGAGTGCACCCAGAAGATGCTAAAAATAACGTGGCAAATGAAAGCAGTAATGGTGGCTTGGCTGAAAGTAGTCCAGGAACAGAGAATTTTTTTCGCAAATTGTTTAGGGATCGCGACCGATCGGTTGAAGATTCTGAGCTTTTTGGTTCGAAGAAGCATAAAGAGGTATTTTACTCtgtctttttgttttgttttcctGGCCTGTTGCTCAGGTGGCAGTTGGAAGTATGATTTACCTTTACTGGTCATTTTGAATGTACTTACTATATAATATTGTTATCATCCGAGCTTGCAAGCCTTCTTTCTTCAGTTTTAGTGCTTATCTACAAATCGTGAATATGTCAAAACTCCCTTTGATTTTGAACCGGCTATCAGAATTTTCTTATGGCTTGTATCAGCTTATATCATACTTGCAGTATGTACAACCAGAACATTTTTAGGCATTAAATCTATTCAGGGTTATGAAATATAAACCTAAAAATGAAAGCTTTTTTATACTTACTGACATCATTATTATGGGTACAAATATATGGTAAAAAGTTGAGCATTGGGTTGCTAATTGGATTTTCAACACTAAGAACTTTAATACATCTCCTTCTTAATGCTTCTTTGCGATTGTTACTTGTCTTAGTTTTCTGTGAGGATGTTTCTGTGTGTGTTTTTCATTTATGTCTTATATAATGTCTTAGAATGAGCAGCCTCTTTGTGGCTTTCTAGACTATTGCAGATGATTTCCTTTCATcttttatttatacaatcttgttTCTTATAATGTATATAAATGTAGAAATTGTGGATACCATCTTCCTGTACAAAACTGTAAGTTTGAAGTCACGATTTCTTGTAGATAATTACTTTTCTTCATGTTTGTCAAGCGGTGATTTGCATTATAAACGgaatttgtaattaaaattgTGCAGTATAATTTAATGAAAGAATGAATGTTCATTATAGGCTTATTGTAGCACCTTCATGCTAAGAGCTTGCAACCTTACTACATTACAAGGTTGTTGGTATGGGATATTTTTACCTAAGACATGTAGCCCTGGTGTAAAGTTGGTGTCTTTGTAACTAGAAGAAAGGAGCTGATACAATGATGAAAATTGAGATCAAATCTATAGTTCAGGTCCACCTTGAACAAAATGCAGGCATTGAATCAAGGATGCTTCATGCTAATCGTCAGCTActctttattttacattttatcTGACTAAAgggttaataaaatatttaaatttggtTTTTTGCCTCATGGTAGGAGCCATTTTTGGGGCTGATGGATTTCGAATAGTCATATTATATGTGGTTTTTTTGCTCTTTACTGATTGAAGAGACTTCAATGAACTGCAAGTTGCTTGTTTTTTAATGATTTAAGAAGACTTAAATGTGCTTTTAATTTTGCAGAAGCGTCCTGGTTCGCCTCAGCAACAGAATGAGAAAGCTAATGCCAAACCCCCGCTTCCCAATCATACTGCGTCCCAGTTCCGGAAAGGGACTTATCATGAATCATTGGACTTTGTGCAGTCATTATGTGACACTTCATATGGTTTGGTGGATATATTTCCAGTTGAAGATCGTAAAAATGCTCTTTGTGaggttgtaaattattttatcaatattattttcatttcatGTTACATTTATGATGTGCATATACAGGTGCTTGAATGTCTTACGTGTTTTCTCGTTCTTGTAATTGTAGTCTCTTGTAGAGATCAACCAGCATGTAACTGAGGCCCAAAATGGTGGAGGTACTTCTTTTTCCATTTATGATTCTGGGCTTGGCCTGATAGATTTTGGAGCACAATGCAATTGAGTATCAGTTATCTG from Cannabis sativa cultivar Pink pepper isolate KNU-18-1 chromosome 4, ASM2916894v1, whole genome shotgun sequence carries:
- the LOC115714923 gene encoding phosphatidylinositol 4-kinase beta 1 isoform X2; this encodes MVRLLGLTRGDSYESPREITSRANPTSESGENGWLIRFFDSAFFCEWIAVSYLYKHEHSGVRDYLCNRMYTLPLSGVESYLFQICYMMVHKPSPSLDKFVIDICSKSLKIALKVHWFLLAELEDSDDNEGISRIQEKCQIAATLMGEWPTLIRPQSESSSPGSKNQVLNKILSSKQRLLSLTSSPPPQKSLSFSPSGSVGLEDGSQSPDENKIFKKFIPGPKVRDALLFRKSVDKDDDESEKDGFFKRLLRDSKGEDEGGSKIRELFRKSSEKDDDDSEKDGFFKRLLRDSKGDDEDLTSSSDGFFKRLFRDGKNDSEDKSALKSAEDEEKEGFFKKLFKDKADDKRDVADRYEDEEVIYSEEKGSKSTEDDDKEGFFRKFFRDKFDDRRDGNDKADEGSVNGEEDDSSEFSLFKRLFRVHPEDAKNNVANESSNGGLAESSPGTENFFRKLFRDRDRSVEDSELFGSKKHKEKRPGSPQQQNEKANAKPPLPNHTASQFRKGTYHESLDFVQSLCDTSYGLVDIFPVEDRKNALCESLVEINQHVTEAQNGGGVCFPMGKGMFRVVHIPEDEAVLLNSREKAPFLICVEVLKSEIPSNPKDASSSQKLSRGGIPLANGDALLPKPPPWAYPLWTVQEVYRNSNDRMSSSTAQAIDQAMAHMSEAKVKFANVELSVEKRSCSHSEDMKKPNSCASVHCDSAHAIKILSKNCQGEDDGADVSKSAHDCDLEWVRVVLTADPGVRMDDIEVQGPPRRKEHRRVPSTVAIEEVKAAAAKGEAPPGLPLKGAGQDSSDAQPMANGATPKASDALSGELWEVKKERIRKASVYGSSSSWDLRSVIVKSGDDCRQEHLAVQLISHFYDIFQEAGLPLWLRPYEVLVTSSYTALIETIPDTASLHSIKSRYPTINSLRDFFIAKYQENSPSFKLAQRNFVESMAGYSLVCYLLQVKDRHNGNLLMDEEGHIIHIDFGFMLSNSPGGVNFESAPFKLTRELLEVMDSDAEGVPSEFFDYFKVLCIQGFLTCRKHAERIILLVEMLQDSGFPCFKGGPRTIQNLRKRFHLSLTEEQCVSLVLSLISSSLDAWRTRQYDYYQRVLNGIL
- the LOC115714923 gene encoding phosphatidylinositol 4-kinase beta 1 isoform X1, which gives rise to MVRLLGLTRGDSYESPREITSRANPTSESGENGWLIRFFDSAFFCEWIAVSYLYKHEHSGVRDYLCNRMYTLPLSGVESYLFQICYMMVHKPSPSLDKFVIDICSKSLKIALKVHWFLLAELEDSDDNEGISRIQEKCQIAATLMGEWPTLIRPQSESSSPGSKNQVLNKILSSKQRLLSLTSSPPPQKSLSFSPSGSVGLEDGSQSPDENKIFKKFIPGPKVRDALLFRKSVDKDDDESEKDGFFKRLLRDSKGEDEGGSKIRELFRKSSEKDDDDSEKDGFFKRLLRDSKGDDEDLTSSSDGFFKRLFRDGKNDSEDKSALKSAEDEEKEGFFKKLFKDKADDKRDVADRYEDEEVIYSEEKGSKSTEDDDKEGFFRKFFRDKFDDRRDGNDKADEGSVNGEEDDSSEFSLFKRLFRVHPEDAKNNVANESSNGGLAESSPGTENFFRKLFRDRDRSVEDSELFGSKKHKEKRPGSPQQQNEKANAKPPLPNHTASQFRKGTYHESLDFVQSLCDTSYGLVDIFPVEDRKNALCESLVEINQHVTEAQNGGGVCFPMGKGMFRVVHIPEDEAVLLNSREKAPFLICVEVLKSEIPSNPKDASSSQKLSRGGIPLANGDALLPKPPPWAYPLWTVQEVYRNSNDRMSSSTAQAIDQAMAHMSEAKVKFANVELSVEKRSCSHSEDMKKPNSCASVHCDSAHAIKILSKNCQGEDDGADVSKSAHDCDLEWVRVVLTADPGVRMDDIEVQGPPRRKEHRRVPSTVAIEEVKAAAAKGEAPPGLPLKGAGQDSSDAQPMANGATPKASDALSGELWEVKKERIRKASVYGSSSSWDLRSVIVKSGDDCRQEHLAVQLISHFYDIFQEAGLPLWLRPYEVLVTSSYTALIETIPDTASLHSIKSRYPTINSLRDFFIAKYQENSPSFKLAQRNFVESMAGYSLVCYLLQVKDRHNGNLLMDEEGHIIHIDFGFMLSNSPGGVNFESAPFKLTRELLEVMDSDAEGVPSEFFDYFKVLCIQGFLTCRKHAERIILLVEMLQDSGFPCFKGGPRTIQNLRKRFHLSLTEEVCKSSFFVHVIIAMICMIDLDFVFLSSAMCVLGAFAD